The Lolium rigidum isolate FL_2022 chromosome 2, APGP_CSIRO_Lrig_0.1, whole genome shotgun sequence genomic interval TGAATTCCGACCCTCTAACTATTGCTCCTACCTACCGTTGCTATATCCTCTGTGTTTGCAGGTGAAACTATCTGATTACCTCGGCAAGAAGTACGTGATCCTCTTCTTCTACCCTCTGGACTTCACCTTTGTCTGCCCAACAGGTGAGTCCAGAGTTCCTCTGACTGACTACACGCGTTTCATCTGAGAAATGCCCTGATAAGCGCGCGCGCGTGCCTGCTCGTTTCAGAGATTACTGCTTTCAGCGACAGACACGATGAGTTTGAGAAGATTAACACTCAGGTGCTTGGTGTCTCAATCGACAGCGTGGTATGTTACAACGTCCTCAACTCATGCCACCTCATGGTCGTCGTAGCATTTTTATATTGCCATTCTCTTGATTTGGTGAAATGGTATTGTAGTACCTGTAGTTGCAGCATTCAGAAATTGCTcgtatttatttttcttaatcATAGCTCATGTGACAGAGCTGGTTACAGTACCCAAACGAATTAAGTGCACCAACTTCTCTCATTCATGCATAAATTGTTCCCTTGGTGGCGAGGCAGCCACCTGAGTGCAATGAAGTTCGTGGGCATATTGGCTCGTAAGAAAAAATAAATTGTTCGTTAAAAACACGGATTTGCTACCATGGGTGATAGCTATGCATGCATGCCTGACCGTCTGATATATTATTGTGATTCGTGCTGCCTAACGCCTCTTAGGACCTTTCCTTCATCATCCGCACTCCTAGTGCATGCGGAGAAACCGGCCAGTGGAGGGAGACAGCAGTATCAGGACCCACTTTCGGCAGGATGGAGGGCAGCGAACGCATGATGAGGAGTTGACGAACTTGTTTGCAGCGACCGGACCCAGATTTTTATGCGATGTCCGGCCGGGCCAAAATCAACTACCCACTATTTTTGTGGCAACTTCTGCCGGGACATTTGCATTGTTGGATTAGAATATGGCCTAACGCAAAATCGCTAGCATCGCTGCAATTTTTTTGGCAACTTGTGCCTAGTAGTAGAGGCCGCCTCCAGGCTTAATATAGTCCCGTGAAATAGTTGAGGTCCAGGCATAGATCAGACCAAGCCAGACAGCAAATCGAAAATCCAGATATTAAACCAACATAAAAATGGTTCGAAATAATACCAAGATCTCATCAAGGAATAACCAAGTATTAATCACCACCTGGACACACTCATTTTCCTTGGTACAACAACCAAAACGAAAGCAGGAGAGAGAGATGACGTGCCCAAGAGAGAGAGACAAAAATTGGAGCATGGCTGGAGGCGCGCGGTGGTGGTCTGCCCCGCCTCGTCCTTTCTTGCAGGAGAGCCTGTCTTGCCTTGGTCCCTGTTCGATGGCGCGCTGCACCCCACCCCCATCCTGCCTCCACCAGCGCTGGCTTGCTCGGAAGGTTCGCAAGAAGTAGGCGGGTCGGTGCAGTGAGGATAGGAAGATGCTGCCCTTGGCCAAATCGAGGTGAGAGTTCCAGTGGTGGAAGGGGTCACGGGACGAGGTGATCTCTTTCTGGTGTTTTGCTACGGGTGGTGGATTTTTGTCGAGTGGGCTAGAAAAGTAAGGGGCATCCATCGGACCGTTAGTGCAGTTAACGACGCTAATTCGATCCACAGTGGGGATTGCCCGATCCAGTGGCTGGATGAGGGTGGGTAGGTATACCCCTAGGTAGCCAACTATTTTGCTTTTTCGTTTATAGACTGTATGACGGCTCCTATTTGAGAAATGTGATTGATGAAGCTTAAATGTTGGTCTTATATGCACAGTTCTAGAGCAGTATTCTATATTTTTTATACCAAAATTCGGCCTAAACATGCTCTGTTTTTCACATGCATACGAAAATATGTATGGTTACTCCACCAGTATTGCAATTAACAATACAATTTATTATGTTGGGTTTTAGTAGGGGTTTGAGGCCGGaccatataattttttttcattTCTTCTGGTGTAGTAATAAAGAAAGTCCATTTTTGGTCCTTGAACATTCACATAAATTCAGTTTCCTAAATGCTTTTTTAGGTACAAAACGAACCCTCAACTTTGCATATAGTGCAAACATAGCATACTAGACAAACCACGGCGCAAAAGTAAAAAAAACTAGAACGGTACGTAATCTAAGCCAACATGGACAAAAAAAGAGGAAAATCGAATCAAACATAACTGATTTGATGGTGGGCTCGTGCTGCGCGGCCTCATCTCCCTCTTCCAGCGATTTTCACATACACGGCAGCACAAGCCCTAACAGTCCTGCGGCACACTGCTGGTATCATGCTGCTCACTCGCTGCACTGCCCCACCTGAAGATTAGAAGCAGAATGTGAAAAGGTTGAATTGTCTTCTCTGTCAACACGTGCAAATTGGCACGTAGGAACCTCTTCACATCTTATATGGGGTTCTAGCTGCAACTAGACAGACATTTACAACTTGGATATTATACATGCTGGCACCTTCATCTCCCTGACTCTGGACTCCCTCTGCTGGGTTGTTGCGTCGTGCCTTTGTTCTCCTCCTCTGCTGTCTGCTGTGACACTAAAATTCAGCGCTGCTGCTGGTGTCTGCGACGACAACGAGTCAAGTATCTGCGGAACGATGCAGAGGGCGAGCGTGGCGGTAGGCGAGCTAGCACGCGGGATGCCGCCAACGAGTGCAATGAATGCGAGCTGTCGAGCAGGACGTCAAATCATGACGACCTAGACGAGAGAGATGATGGGGAATTAAACGAGAGACAATCGTGGACTACTTTGACCAAGCCATGGAAATTTTCATTTATGTGGGTCCAGTCCTGGTTGGCTTAGATTACGTACCggtctgttttttttctttccttttgctCCGTGTTTTATTCTGAAAATCAGCGAAATCAGCTGTTTGGAAATAAGTAAAGTTGAGGGTTCGTTTTGTACCTAGAAAAACATTTAGGATGAAAAATTAACTTGTGTTAAAGTGCCCATTTTTGGTCCTTGAACTTTCACACAAGTTCAGTTTTGCGAAATCAatgttattctaaataatatTTATGCTATGCTGTGCTCATGGTTTCAACTTATTGGCTTTAATAGTAGTTTTAGGCTTTTAAGGTTTCTGTACTGAAGATATTTGGAACTATAGTTTTGTCAGACATGGACCTTTTAGTAGTGTTTCATCTCTGTCCTTGTCTGACAAGTTAACAACCTGAGTACCTGATTCAAACCATTATTTGGATGCAGTTCTCCCATCTTGCATGGGTGCAAACAGACAGAAAGTCTGGTGGGCTCGGTGATCTGAAATACCCACTTATTTCCGATGTTACTAAATCAATTTCGAAGTCCTTTGGTGTCCTTATCCCTGATCAGGTATCCCAtttgatcaactattattgttacTCACCATCCCGAGTAGtcttgccttttttttcttttatgcatttctgttttgttttgttttgtaaaTATCCACATGTCCTGTCAACAGGGAATTGCGCTGAGAGGACTTTTCATCATTGacaaggagggagtaatccaacaCTCTACCATTAACAACCTTGCCATTGGTCGCAGTGTGGATGAGACCATGAGGACACTTCAGGTATTCTACATTTTACACCTgctggatttttttt includes:
- the LOC124692351 gene encoding 2-Cys peroxiredoxin BAS1, chloroplastic-like, whose translation is MACSFATSTVVSSTPTPNPLAAPLAPQSLSFSRAPLAASRPLRLAAATRSARTSPFVARAGGVDDLPLVGNKAPDFDAEAVFDQEFINVKLSDYLGKKYVILFFYPLDFTFVCPTEITAFSDRHDEFEKINTQVLGVSIDSVFSHLAWVQTDRKSGGLGDLKYPLISDVTKSISKSFGVLIPDQGIALRGLFIIDKEGVIQHSTINNLAIGRSVDETMRTLQALQYVQENPDEVCPAGWKPGEKSMKPDPKGSKEYFAAI